A genomic segment from Neodiprion lecontei isolate iyNeoLeco1 chromosome 1, iyNeoLeco1.1, whole genome shotgun sequence encodes:
- the LOC107227559 gene encoding kynurenine 3-monooxygenase, whose protein sequence is MTTAESSSLKVAIIGGGLVGALEACFFAKRGHNVRLYEYREDIRLVEEIRGRSINLALSARGRAALREVGLEDLLVKDHGIPMRARMIHGKDCSLTEILYDPVNKNCIYSVNRRYLNEVLLNAAEKYPNVRLYFNKKLVSADLERGKMTFLDRKTSEEEETSADLIVGADGAFSTVRRIMTKRPLYNFSQTYIEHGYMELCIPAKDDGKFAMAKNNLHIWPRGEFMMIALPNQDGSYTVTLFAPFETFNSLNTARKLLDFFREQFPDAVPLLGEDKLTEDFFSNKPLPLISIKCRPFHVQSSALIIGDAAHAMVPFYGQGMNTGFEDCLILDRLFETHRSDLSKVLPAFSEARCTDSHVICDLAMYNYIEMRDLVNKKSFIVRKHLDTFLYWLLPNTWVPLYNSVHFSRIPFHKCTANRSWQEKIIRRGAYFLITIIFAVLVGILSGQRIIKF, encoded by the exons ATGACAACAGCAGAGTCATCGTCCCTTAAGGTCGCAATCATAGGTGGTGGTTTG GTAGGAGCCCTCGAGGCTTGTTTTTTTGCCAAACGAGGCCACAATGTTCGCCTCTACGAGTATCGTGAAG ACATTCGGCTTGTGGAAGAAATTCGCGGCAGGAGCATAAATCTCGCTCTCTCCGCTCGCGGTAGAGCAGCACTTCGCGAAGTTGGTCTTGAAGACCTGCTGGTTAAGGATCACGGAATCCCGATGCGAGCCCGAATGATACACGGCAAGGATTGCAGCCTAACTGAGATACTGTACGATCCGGTCAATAAGAAT TGTATATACTCAGTCAACAGAAGATATCTGAATGAGGTTTTGCTGAACG CTGCGGAAAAGTATCCAAACGTAAGATTATACTTCAACAAGAAGCTCGTGAGTGCTGATCTGGAACGTGGAAAGATGACATTTTTAGA TCGTAAGACGTCGGAGGAAGAAGAGACCTCGGCTGATTTGATCGTCGGAGCTGACGGAGCGTTTTCGACGGTACGAAGGATCATGACGAAAAGGCCGCTTTACAATTTCAGCCAAACTTACATCGAACACGGATACATGGAGCTGTGCATACCGGCTAAAGATGATGGAAAG TTCGCCATGGCGAAAAACAATCTTCACATTTGGCCCCGGGGTGAGTTCATGATGATCGCACTGCCGAATCAGGACGGATCTTACACTGTGACCCTTTTCGCACCCTTCGAGACATTCAATAGTCTCAATACGGCTCGGAAGCTGCTCGACTTCTTCAGGGAACAGTTTCCGGACGCAGTGCCGTTGCTCGGTGAAGACAAGCTGACCGAAGACTTTTTCAGCAACAAGCCTCTTCCTCTGATCTCTATCAAG TGTCGACCCTTCCACGTTCAAAGTTCAGCCCTCATAATCGGGGACGCTGCTCACGCGATGGTTCCTTTCTACGGCCAAGGAATGAACACC GGCTTCGAGGACTGCCTGATTCTCGACAGACTCTTCGAAACACATCGCTCAGATTTGAGCAAGGTTTTACCCGCCTTCTCCGAAGCCAGGTGTACGGATAGCCACGTTATCTGCGATCTGGCGATGTACAATTACATCGAG ATGCGAGATTTGGTgaacaaaaaatctttcatcgtACGAAAACACTTGGACACTTTTCTCTACTGGCTATTGCCAAATACGTGGGTGCCACTTTACAACTCCGTCCACTTTTCAAGAATCCCTTTTCACAAATGCACCGCCAACCGTTCCTGGCAAGAGAAG ATCATCCGACGGGGTGCTTACTTTTTAATCACCATTATTTTTGCTGTACTTGTCGGGATTTTAAGTGGACAACggataatcaaattttga
- the LOC107227561 gene encoding 2-acylglycerol O-acyltransferase 2-A isoform X2 yields the protein MELLGVKFAPLNTPLERRLQTLAAAAWIMMLVFGGFTSCVITALLLIYTSVVRYFLLVYLAWVFFIDREACERGGRSDSWILWMRNHAWWHYFCAYFPIKLVKTADLDPSKNYLLCTFPHGVLCTGAFGAFATDVLGFHKLYPGLRVRMLTLGQHFNMPLFREFVYSFGACSASARSIEHLVSVPGGGRATVLAVGGASESLKCKPGTYRVILKRRKGFVRIALKHGAPLVPVFSFGETDLYSQVDNPEGSLLRYLQEMLRKFTGIAPVLPIGRGLFQYSFGIVPRRRPVTVVVGAALNVPKISEPTREQIDEYQKKFIEKLVELFETHKHHYLPNPENTHLIID from the exons ATGGAACTTCTCGGAGTAAAGTTTGCTCCGTTGAACACGCCGCTCGAGAGGCGCCTTCAGACTCTGGCTGCCGCCGCGTGGATAATGATGCTGGTATTCGGCGGTTTCACCTCTTGTGTGATAACCGCGTTGCTTTTGATTTACACAAGTGTGGTTCGATACTTCCTCCTCGTTTATCTTGCCTGGGTCTTCTTTATCGATCGAGAAGCGTGCGAGAGAGGCGGCCGGAG cGATTCGTGGATCCTCTGGATGCGGAACCACGCCTGGTGGCACTATTTCTGCGCATACTTTCCCATAAAGTTGGTTAAAACCGCGGACTTGGATCCGTCGAAGAATTACCTCCTGTGTACGTTTCCTCACGGTGTGTTGTGCACCGGAGCTTTCGGAGCTTTTGCCACCGATGTCCTCGGCTTTCACAAACTCTACCCAGGACTTCGGGTCCGGATGCTGACTCTGGGTCAACATTTCAACATGCCCCTCTTCAGGGAGTTCGTCTACAGTTTTG GCGCTTGCAGCGCGAGTGCCAGAAGCATAGAACATTTGGTCTCCGTACCCGGAGGCGGCAGAGCGACTGTTCTAGCCGTTGGTGGTGCTTCGGAATCACTCAAGTGCAAACCTGGTACGTATCGGGTAATATTGAAGCGGCGAAAGGGGTTCGTCAGGATCGCTCTGAAGCACGG AGCACCTTTGGTCCCAGTGTTTTCATTCGGAGAAACGGACCTCTACAGTCAAGTCGATAATCCCGAAGGATCGTTACTGAGGTATCTGCAAGAGATGCTGAGAAAATTCACGGGGATCGCACCTGTTTTGCCGATCGGACGAGgcctttttcaatattcattcGGTATCGTGCCTCGCAGAAGGCCAGTCACGGTGGTCG TCGGAGCAGCGTTGAACGTGCCAAAAATTAGCGAACCAACCCGCGAGCAGATAGACGAGTACCAAAAAAAGttcattgaaaaattggtCGAACTCTTCGAAACGCACAAACATCATTACTTGCCAAATCCGGAAAATACTCATTTAATAATTGATTGA
- the LOC107227561 gene encoding 2-acylglycerol O-acyltransferase 2-A isoform X1, with amino-acid sequence MLIDVSTRRREIEMELLGVKFAPLNTPLERRLQTLAAAAWIMMLVFGGFTSCVITALLLIYTSVVRYFLLVYLAWVFFIDREACERGGRSDSWILWMRNHAWWHYFCAYFPIKLVKTADLDPSKNYLLCTFPHGVLCTGAFGAFATDVLGFHKLYPGLRVRMLTLGQHFNMPLFREFVYSFGACSASARSIEHLVSVPGGGRATVLAVGGASESLKCKPGTYRVILKRRKGFVRIALKHGAPLVPVFSFGETDLYSQVDNPEGSLLRYLQEMLRKFTGIAPVLPIGRGLFQYSFGIVPRRRPVTVVVGAALNVPKISEPTREQIDEYQKKFIEKLVELFETHKHHYLPNPENTHLIID; translated from the exons ATGTTAATTGACGtatct ACAAGAAGACGAGAAATCGAAATGGAACTTCTCGGAGTAAAGTTTGCTCCGTTGAACACGCCGCTCGAGAGGCGCCTTCAGACTCTGGCTGCCGCCGCGTGGATAATGATGCTGGTATTCGGCGGTTTCACCTCTTGTGTGATAACCGCGTTGCTTTTGATTTACACAAGTGTGGTTCGATACTTCCTCCTCGTTTATCTTGCCTGGGTCTTCTTTATCGATCGAGAAGCGTGCGAGAGAGGCGGCCGGAG cGATTCGTGGATCCTCTGGATGCGGAACCACGCCTGGTGGCACTATTTCTGCGCATACTTTCCCATAAAGTTGGTTAAAACCGCGGACTTGGATCCGTCGAAGAATTACCTCCTGTGTACGTTTCCTCACGGTGTGTTGTGCACCGGAGCTTTCGGAGCTTTTGCCACCGATGTCCTCGGCTTTCACAAACTCTACCCAGGACTTCGGGTCCGGATGCTGACTCTGGGTCAACATTTCAACATGCCCCTCTTCAGGGAGTTCGTCTACAGTTTTG GCGCTTGCAGCGCGAGTGCCAGAAGCATAGAACATTTGGTCTCCGTACCCGGAGGCGGCAGAGCGACTGTTCTAGCCGTTGGTGGTGCTTCGGAATCACTCAAGTGCAAACCTGGTACGTATCGGGTAATATTGAAGCGGCGAAAGGGGTTCGTCAGGATCGCTCTGAAGCACGG AGCACCTTTGGTCCCAGTGTTTTCATTCGGAGAAACGGACCTCTACAGTCAAGTCGATAATCCCGAAGGATCGTTACTGAGGTATCTGCAAGAGATGCTGAGAAAATTCACGGGGATCGCACCTGTTTTGCCGATCGGACGAGgcctttttcaatattcattcGGTATCGTGCCTCGCAGAAGGCCAGTCACGGTGGTCG TCGGAGCAGCGTTGAACGTGCCAAAAATTAGCGAACCAACCCGCGAGCAGATAGACGAGTACCAAAAAAAGttcattgaaaaattggtCGAACTCTTCGAAACGCACAAACATCATTACTTGCCAAATCCGGAAAATACTCATTTAATAATTGATTGA